A single window of Oreochromis aureus strain Israel breed Guangdong linkage group 7, ZZ_aureus, whole genome shotgun sequence DNA harbors:
- the roraa gene encoding nuclear receptor ROR-alpha A isoform X2, with amino-acid sequence MMYFVISAMKAQIEIIPCKICGDKSSGIHYGVITCEGCKGFFRRSQQSNAAYSCPRQKNCLIDRTSRNRCQHCRLQKCLAVGMSRDAVKFGRMSKKQRDSLYAEVQKHRLQQQQRDHQQQPGEAEPLTPSYGLSANGLTELHDDLSGYMDGHTPDGSKPDSAVSSFYLDIQPSPDQSGLDINGIKPEPICDFAPGSGFFPYCSFTNGETSPTVSMAELEHLAQNISKSHMETCQYLREELQQMTWQAFLQEEVESYQNKPREVMWQLCAIKITEAIQYVVEFAKRIDGFMELCQNDQIVLLKAGSLEVVFVRMCRAFDSQNNTVYFDGKYAGPDVFKSLGCDDLISSVFEFGKNLCSMHLSEDEIALFSAFVLMSADRSWLQEKVKVEKLQQKIQLALQHVLQKNHREDGILTKLICKVSTLRALCSRHTEKLTAFKAIYPDIVRAHFPPLYKELFGSDFEQSMPVDG; translated from the exons CTCAAATCGAAATAATTCCCTGCAAGATCTGTGGAGACAAATCATCAGGCATCCATTACGGCGTGATAACATGTGAAGGCTGTAAG GGCTTTTTCAGGAGGAGTCAGCAGAGCAATGCAGCTTACTCCTGTCCCCGTCAGAAGAACTGCTTGATCGACCGCACAAGCCGCAACCGCTGCCAGCACTGCCGGCTGCAGAAGTGCCTGGCAGTGGGCATGTCACGAGATG CAGTGAAGTTTGGTCGGATGTCAAAGAAGCAGCGAGACAGCCTATACGCTGAGGTCCAGAAGCAccggctgcagcagcagcaacgtGACCACCAACAACAGCCTGGGGAGGCGGAGCCACTCACACCTAGCTACGGCCTCTCTGCCAATGGCCTCACGGAGCTTCACGATGACCTCAGCGGCTACATGGATGGTCATACTCCTGATGGCAGCAAACCAGACTCGGCTGTCAGCAGCTTCTACCTGGACATTCAGCCATCTCCTGACCAGTCAGGCCTGGACATCAACGGCATCAAGCCGGAGCCCATCTGCGACTTTGCCCCAGGCTCTGGCTTCTTCCCCTACTGCTCCTTCACCAACGGGGAAACCTCCCCCACCGTGTCCATGGCTGAACTAG AACACCTGGCCCAGAACATTTCTAAGTCACACATGGAGACATGTCAGTATCTGagagaggagctgcagcagatGACCTGGCAGGCTTTCCTGCAAGAGGAGGTGGAGAGCTACCAGAACAAG CCCCGGGAAGTCATGTGGCAGCTGTGCGCTATCAAAATAACAGAGGCCATTCAGTATGTGGTGGAGTTTGCCAAGCGCATCGACGGCTTCATGGAGCTGTGTCAGAACGATCAGATAGTGCTGCTGAAAGCAG GCTCTTTGGAAGTTGTGTTTGTCAGAATGTGCCGTGCCTTTGACTCGCAAAACAACACAGTCTATTTTGATGGAAAATATGCTGGACCTGATGTGTTCAAGTCATTAG GCTGTGACGACTTGATCAGCTCCGTCTTCGAGTTTGGGAAAAACTTGTGTTCTATGCACCTGTCTGAGGATGAGATCGCCCTGTTCTCCGCCTTTGTGTTGATGTCTGCTG ACCGGTCCTGGCTGCAGGAGAAGGTGAAGGTGGAAAAACTCCAGCAGAAGATCCAACTGGCCCTCCAGCACGTCCTGCAGAAGAACCACAGAGAGGACGGTATACTTACAAAG TTGATATGCAAAGTGTCGACACTGCGGGCGCTGTGCAGTAGGCATACAGAGAAGCTTACAGCTTTCAAAGCAATATACCCAGACATTGTGCGTGCCCACTTCCCCCCGTTATACAAGGAGCTGTTTGGATCAGACTTTGAGCAGTCCATGCCCGTTGACGGGTAG
- the ice2 gene encoding little elongation complex subunit 2 isoform X1 has protein sequence MELTWEDHPVPEGPFFSRDVYDKYSLAPNIRELWAFLRGPVENAKAKQECDDGAAKVSRSSSTDEAAEFKDNSCISSQASCWDSCDSGDLSADKDVESTGDFEDTKKSGAELKQIKKDAPFPEPRLPYPCLSNISSKQQETYLGFLMNKKTKDPPEVLKARVNNEVMHFNSYLQDVARMCADDYNFISQGAMQYSEEFLRSCLECIKTLPQFYQIHELTSLTGGTFDPGLALTFEKQLLTMGSVNITDHKIVPADAQLAWDYQSVSSENPPAKKAKDMHATVSGDGNAEKLCACYEPHVCLTRDALVRLLDNHGPEFVEQWELPVWVKLNQGKVGNQKKTVYIDSPLLKTEMTVRERSHIYHEESLKRSIKKNGSKNVFHLMTELPVNKQNLSQEISQRSVVSLENSGLDFEVDLTDLETFGETSKCKKIPDEQDGYIKSKKDTGSPLSKKIKTFSEEMSSSSIKTNDSVSEPAQQVLSEHVQPGTEQARQDPALQSDEDQAFTGDSDDEKLVIDDSMSPVNTVPKQSKPQTVTCSADPPVVPASESTPESSEMSSPQRVTRVRRQIKRAKDSGDQLGEILRMQTAMFKSANEMAKCSVKSPTRCAGPSVHSHPTSLVKPCVSSFLERNQSKDGETCVVPPQSSSLSADTKEHKKLLSQDLQATTEDEQDYEAPVEGNLFYKLYSLQDLLVMVRSSVSLTHTRKVGCRKNQHTPVHVLPKLEYQLCYGVECLTRSEVCNLWTETLLHSSTVSYIAHINAHTSKVALLRKLPDDWKQNISCGFKLSKSLNILHHLLKKLTGLEEGRYLIAHKSGEPFVTILKAAHGKGNRGGYDLHQVHSSVPQPPAFGFVPWIPVDPAVVLPFHQQHVRVPCTFPPTPIVKKTNGSNKKTYKQKKRKAKRNAYVKKLIQKSF, from the exons ATGGAGCTGACATG GGAAGACCACCCAGTTCCTGAAGGACCTTTCTTTTCCAGAGATGTTTATGACAAATATTCCCTTGCACCTAATATCAGAGAACTGTGGGCCTTTCTCCGAGG TCCTGTAGAGAATGCCAAAGCCAAACAGGAGTGTGATGATGGGGCTGCAAAAGTCTCCCGCTCTTCTTCCACAGATGAAGCTGCAGAGTTTAAAGACAACAGTTGCATCAGCAGCCAAGCATCCTGCTGGGACAGCTGTGATAGTGGGGATCTAAGTGCAGACAAAGACGTTGAAAGCACAGGAGACTTTGAGGATACCAAAAAATCAGGAGCAGAGCTGAAGCAGATTAAGAAAGATGCTCCCTTTCCTGAGCCCAGGCTCCCTTATCCCTGCCTGTCCAACATTTCTAGCAAACAACAGGAGACATATCTTGGTTTTTTAATGAATAAGAAAACCAAGGATCCTCCAGAG gtCTTAAAGGCACGAGTGAACAATGAAGTGATGCACTTCAATAGCTACCTCCAAGATGTGGCTAGAATGTGTGCTGATGACTACAATTTCATATCACAAGGAGCTATGCAATATTCAGAG gaaTTTTTAAGGAGCTGTTTGGAATGCATTAAGACGCTTCCCCAGTTCTACCAGATCCACGAGCTGACCAGTTTAACAGGAGGGACATTTGATCCAGGGCTGGCGCTGACCTTTGAAAAACAGCTGCTGACTATG GGCAGTGTGAATATTACAGACCACAAGATAGTGCCTGCTGATGCACAACTTGCATGGGATTATCAGAGTGTTTCATCAGAGAATCCTCCAGCTAAAAAGGCTAAGGACATGCATGCT ACTGTCAGTGGTGATGGGAATGCTGAGAAGCTCTGTGCTTGTTATGAGCCTCATGTTTGTTTGACTCGAGATGCCTTGGTCAGGCTGCTGGACAACCATGGCCCTGAATTTGTGGAGCAATGGGAACTGCCTGTTTGGGTCAAATTAAACCAAGGAAAAG TCGGTAATCAGAAGAAGACTGTGTATATAGACTCGCCGCTCCTGAAGACTGAAATGACAGTGAGAGAAAGAAGTCATATCTATCATGAAGAGAGTTTGAAGCGGTCCATCAAGAAGAATGGAAGTAAAAATGTGTTCCATTTGATGACAGAGCTTCCTGTAAATAAGCAGAACCTCTCACAG GAAATTTCCCAGAGAAGCGTAGTTTCCCTGGAAAACAGTGGTCTGGATTTTGAGGTGGATCTCACCGACCTGGAGACATTTGGAGAGACGTCAAAGTGTAAGAAGATCCCAGATGAACAGGATGGAtatattaaaagtaaaaaagataCAGGTTCCCCACTTTCAAAAAAGATTAAAACGTTCAGTGAAGAGATGAGCAGCTCCTCGATAAAAACAAACGACTCTGTATCAGAGCCAGCTCAGCAGGTTTTGAGTGAGCATGTTCAACCAGGGACTGAACAGGCAAGACAAGACCCTGCCCTGCAAAGTGATGAAGACCAAGCTTTTACTGGAGACTCGGATGATGAGAAACTGGTCATTGATGACTCGATGTCTCCAGTGAATACTGTCCCAAAACAAAGTAAACCTCAAACTGTAACGTGCTCTGCAGACCCTCCAGTTGTTCCTGCTTCCGAGTCCACTCCTGAAAGTTCAGAGATGTCTTCCCCTCAAAGAGTTACAAGGGTCAGACGGCAAATCAAAAGAGCAAAGGACTCTGGGGACCAGCTAGGTGAGATCCTGCGCATGCAGACAGCCATGTTCAAGTCTGCCAACGAAATGGCCAAATGCTCTGTCAAGTCGCCCACCCGATGTGCAGGGCCATCAGTTCACTCTCATCCAACATCGCTGGTTAAACCGTGTGTGTCTTCATTTTTGGAGAGAAACCAGAGCAAGGATGGTGAAACCTGTGTGGTTCCCCCCCAATCTTCATCCCTCAGTGCTGACACTAAAGAACATAAAA AGCTTCTTTCACAAGACCTGCAGGCTACAACAGAAGATGAGCAAGATTACGAGGCTCCTGTTGAGGGCAACCTGTTTTATAAACTCTACAGTCTGCAAGACTTGTTAGTCATGGTGcgcagctctgtctctctgacCCATACGAGAAAAGTGGGCTGCAGGAAAAACCAG CACACACCAGTGCATGTCTTGCCTAAGCTGGAGTACCAGTTGTGTTATGGTGTTGAGTGCCTAACCAGGAGCGAGGTATGCAACTTGTGGACAGAGACTTTGCTTCACTCCAGCACAGTATCTTACATAG CGCACATCAATGCACACACATCAAAAGTAGCTCTGCTGCGAAAGCTGCCTGATGACTGGAAGCAGAACATCTCCTGTGGGTTCAA GCTTTCCAAGTCATTGAATATACTCCACCACCTACTGAAAAAACTTACTGG GTTAGAGGAAGGACGATACCTGATTGCACATAAATCGGGGGAACCGTTTGTGACCATCCTCAAAGCAGCGCATGGAAAAGGGAATCGGGGGGGATACGACCTGCATCAGGTCCACAGCTCTGTTCCGCAACCCCCGGCCTTTGGCTTTGTGCCTTGGATACCTGTTGATCCAGCTGTAGTCTTGCCCTTCCACCAGCAACATGTCCGGGTCCCCTGCACCTTTCCACCAACACCCATTGTGAAG AAAACCAATGGAAGCAACAAGAAGACGTACAAGCAGAAGAAACGTAAAGCCAAGCGTAACGCGTATGTGAAAAAGCTAATTCAAAAGTCGTTTTAA
- the ice2 gene encoding little elongation complex subunit 2 isoform X3, with protein MELTWEDHPVPEGPFFSRDVYDKYSLAPNIRELWAFLRGPVENAKAKQECDDGAAKVSRSSSTDEAAEFKDNSCISSQASCWDSCDSGDLSADKDVESTGDFEDTKKSGAELKQIKKDAPFPEPRLPYPCLSNISSKQQETYLGFLMNKKTKDPPEVLKARVNNEVMHFNSYLQDVARMCADDYNFISQGAMQYSEEFLRSCLECIKTLPQFYQIHELTSLTGGTFDPGLALTFEKQLLTMGSVNITDHKIVPADAQLAWDYQSVSSENPPAKKAKDMHATVSGDGNAEKLCACYEPHVCLTRDALVRLLDNHGPEFVEQWELPVWVKLNQGKVGNQKKTVYIDSPLLKTEMTVRERSHIYHEESLKRSIKKNGSKNVFHLMTELPVNKQNLSQEISQRSVVSLENSGLDFEVDLTDLETFGETSKCKKIPDEQDGYIKSKKDTGSPLSKKIKTFSEEMSSSSIKTNDSVSEPAQQVLSEHVQPGTEQARQDPALQSDEDQAFTGDSDDEKLVIDDSMSPVNTVPKQSKPQTVTCSADPPVVPASESTPESSEMSSPQRVTRVRRQIKRAKDSGDQLGEILRMQTAMFKSANEMAKCSVKSPTRCAGPSVHSHPTSLVKPCVSSFLERNQSKDGETCVVPPQSSSLSADTKEHKKLLSQDLQATTEDEQDYEAPVEGNLFYKLYSLQDLLVMVRSSVSLTHTRKVGCRKNQHTPVHVLPKLEYQLCYGVECLTRSEVCNLWTETLLHSSTVSYIAHINAHTSKVALLRKLPDDWKQNISCGFKLSKSLNILHHLLKKLTGASFTRPAGYNRR; from the exons ATGGAGCTGACATG GGAAGACCACCCAGTTCCTGAAGGACCTTTCTTTTCCAGAGATGTTTATGACAAATATTCCCTTGCACCTAATATCAGAGAACTGTGGGCCTTTCTCCGAGG TCCTGTAGAGAATGCCAAAGCCAAACAGGAGTGTGATGATGGGGCTGCAAAAGTCTCCCGCTCTTCTTCCACAGATGAAGCTGCAGAGTTTAAAGACAACAGTTGCATCAGCAGCCAAGCATCCTGCTGGGACAGCTGTGATAGTGGGGATCTAAGTGCAGACAAAGACGTTGAAAGCACAGGAGACTTTGAGGATACCAAAAAATCAGGAGCAGAGCTGAAGCAGATTAAGAAAGATGCTCCCTTTCCTGAGCCCAGGCTCCCTTATCCCTGCCTGTCCAACATTTCTAGCAAACAACAGGAGACATATCTTGGTTTTTTAATGAATAAGAAAACCAAGGATCCTCCAGAG gtCTTAAAGGCACGAGTGAACAATGAAGTGATGCACTTCAATAGCTACCTCCAAGATGTGGCTAGAATGTGTGCTGATGACTACAATTTCATATCACAAGGAGCTATGCAATATTCAGAG gaaTTTTTAAGGAGCTGTTTGGAATGCATTAAGACGCTTCCCCAGTTCTACCAGATCCACGAGCTGACCAGTTTAACAGGAGGGACATTTGATCCAGGGCTGGCGCTGACCTTTGAAAAACAGCTGCTGACTATG GGCAGTGTGAATATTACAGACCACAAGATAGTGCCTGCTGATGCACAACTTGCATGGGATTATCAGAGTGTTTCATCAGAGAATCCTCCAGCTAAAAAGGCTAAGGACATGCATGCT ACTGTCAGTGGTGATGGGAATGCTGAGAAGCTCTGTGCTTGTTATGAGCCTCATGTTTGTTTGACTCGAGATGCCTTGGTCAGGCTGCTGGACAACCATGGCCCTGAATTTGTGGAGCAATGGGAACTGCCTGTTTGGGTCAAATTAAACCAAGGAAAAG TCGGTAATCAGAAGAAGACTGTGTATATAGACTCGCCGCTCCTGAAGACTGAAATGACAGTGAGAGAAAGAAGTCATATCTATCATGAAGAGAGTTTGAAGCGGTCCATCAAGAAGAATGGAAGTAAAAATGTGTTCCATTTGATGACAGAGCTTCCTGTAAATAAGCAGAACCTCTCACAG GAAATTTCCCAGAGAAGCGTAGTTTCCCTGGAAAACAGTGGTCTGGATTTTGAGGTGGATCTCACCGACCTGGAGACATTTGGAGAGACGTCAAAGTGTAAGAAGATCCCAGATGAACAGGATGGAtatattaaaagtaaaaaagataCAGGTTCCCCACTTTCAAAAAAGATTAAAACGTTCAGTGAAGAGATGAGCAGCTCCTCGATAAAAACAAACGACTCTGTATCAGAGCCAGCTCAGCAGGTTTTGAGTGAGCATGTTCAACCAGGGACTGAACAGGCAAGACAAGACCCTGCCCTGCAAAGTGATGAAGACCAAGCTTTTACTGGAGACTCGGATGATGAGAAACTGGTCATTGATGACTCGATGTCTCCAGTGAATACTGTCCCAAAACAAAGTAAACCTCAAACTGTAACGTGCTCTGCAGACCCTCCAGTTGTTCCTGCTTCCGAGTCCACTCCTGAAAGTTCAGAGATGTCTTCCCCTCAAAGAGTTACAAGGGTCAGACGGCAAATCAAAAGAGCAAAGGACTCTGGGGACCAGCTAGGTGAGATCCTGCGCATGCAGACAGCCATGTTCAAGTCTGCCAACGAAATGGCCAAATGCTCTGTCAAGTCGCCCACCCGATGTGCAGGGCCATCAGTTCACTCTCATCCAACATCGCTGGTTAAACCGTGTGTGTCTTCATTTTTGGAGAGAAACCAGAGCAAGGATGGTGAAACCTGTGTGGTTCCCCCCCAATCTTCATCCCTCAGTGCTGACACTAAAGAACATAAAA AGCTTCTTTCACAAGACCTGCAGGCTACAACAGAAGATGAGCAAGATTACGAGGCTCCTGTTGAGGGCAACCTGTTTTATAAACTCTACAGTCTGCAAGACTTGTTAGTCATGGTGcgcagctctgtctctctgacCCATACGAGAAAAGTGGGCTGCAGGAAAAACCAG CACACACCAGTGCATGTCTTGCCTAAGCTGGAGTACCAGTTGTGTTATGGTGTTGAGTGCCTAACCAGGAGCGAGGTATGCAACTTGTGGACAGAGACTTTGCTTCACTCCAGCACAGTATCTTACATAG CGCACATCAATGCACACACATCAAAAGTAGCTCTGCTGCGAAAGCTGCCTGATGACTGGAAGCAGAACATCTCCTGTGGGTTCAA GCTTTCCAAGTCATTGAATATACTCCACCACCTACTGAAAAAACTTACTGG AGCTTCTTTCACAAGACCTGCAGGCTACAACAGAAGATGA
- the ice2 gene encoding little elongation complex subunit 2 isoform X2, with protein sequence MFMTNIPLHLISENCGPFSEDEAAEFKDNSCISSQASCWDSCDSGDLSADKDVESTGDFEDTKKSGAELKQIKKDAPFPEPRLPYPCLSNISSKQQETYLGFLMNKKTKDPPEVLKARVNNEVMHFNSYLQDVARMCADDYNFISQGAMQYSEEFLRSCLECIKTLPQFYQIHELTSLTGGTFDPGLALTFEKQLLTMGSVNITDHKIVPADAQLAWDYQSVSSENPPAKKAKDMHATVSGDGNAEKLCACYEPHVCLTRDALVRLLDNHGPEFVEQWELPVWVKLNQGKVGNQKKTVYIDSPLLKTEMTVRERSHIYHEESLKRSIKKNGSKNVFHLMTELPVNKQNLSQEISQRSVVSLENSGLDFEVDLTDLETFGETSKCKKIPDEQDGYIKSKKDTGSPLSKKIKTFSEEMSSSSIKTNDSVSEPAQQVLSEHVQPGTEQARQDPALQSDEDQAFTGDSDDEKLVIDDSMSPVNTVPKQSKPQTVTCSADPPVVPASESTPESSEMSSPQRVTRVRRQIKRAKDSGDQLGEILRMQTAMFKSANEMAKCSVKSPTRCAGPSVHSHPTSLVKPCVSSFLERNQSKDGETCVVPPQSSSLSADTKEHKKLLSQDLQATTEDEQDYEAPVEGNLFYKLYSLQDLLVMVRSSVSLTHTRKVGCRKNQHTPVHVLPKLEYQLCYGVECLTRSEVCNLWTETLLHSSTVSYIAHINAHTSKVALLRKLPDDWKQNISCGFKLSKSLNILHHLLKKLTGLEEGRYLIAHKSGEPFVTILKAAHGKGNRGGYDLHQVHSSVPQPPAFGFVPWIPVDPAVVLPFHQQHVRVPCTFPPTPIVKKTNGSNKKTYKQKKRKAKRNAYVKKLIQKSF encoded by the exons ATGTTTATGACAAATATTCCCTTGCACCTAATATCAGAGAACTGTGGGCCTTTCTCCGAGG ATGAAGCTGCAGAGTTTAAAGACAACAGTTGCATCAGCAGCCAAGCATCCTGCTGGGACAGCTGTGATAGTGGGGATCTAAGTGCAGACAAAGACGTTGAAAGCACAGGAGACTTTGAGGATACCAAAAAATCAGGAGCAGAGCTGAAGCAGATTAAGAAAGATGCTCCCTTTCCTGAGCCCAGGCTCCCTTATCCCTGCCTGTCCAACATTTCTAGCAAACAACAGGAGACATATCTTGGTTTTTTAATGAATAAGAAAACCAAGGATCCTCCAGAG gtCTTAAAGGCACGAGTGAACAATGAAGTGATGCACTTCAATAGCTACCTCCAAGATGTGGCTAGAATGTGTGCTGATGACTACAATTTCATATCACAAGGAGCTATGCAATATTCAGAG gaaTTTTTAAGGAGCTGTTTGGAATGCATTAAGACGCTTCCCCAGTTCTACCAGATCCACGAGCTGACCAGTTTAACAGGAGGGACATTTGATCCAGGGCTGGCGCTGACCTTTGAAAAACAGCTGCTGACTATG GGCAGTGTGAATATTACAGACCACAAGATAGTGCCTGCTGATGCACAACTTGCATGGGATTATCAGAGTGTTTCATCAGAGAATCCTCCAGCTAAAAAGGCTAAGGACATGCATGCT ACTGTCAGTGGTGATGGGAATGCTGAGAAGCTCTGTGCTTGTTATGAGCCTCATGTTTGTTTGACTCGAGATGCCTTGGTCAGGCTGCTGGACAACCATGGCCCTGAATTTGTGGAGCAATGGGAACTGCCTGTTTGGGTCAAATTAAACCAAGGAAAAG TCGGTAATCAGAAGAAGACTGTGTATATAGACTCGCCGCTCCTGAAGACTGAAATGACAGTGAGAGAAAGAAGTCATATCTATCATGAAGAGAGTTTGAAGCGGTCCATCAAGAAGAATGGAAGTAAAAATGTGTTCCATTTGATGACAGAGCTTCCTGTAAATAAGCAGAACCTCTCACAG GAAATTTCCCAGAGAAGCGTAGTTTCCCTGGAAAACAGTGGTCTGGATTTTGAGGTGGATCTCACCGACCTGGAGACATTTGGAGAGACGTCAAAGTGTAAGAAGATCCCAGATGAACAGGATGGAtatattaaaagtaaaaaagataCAGGTTCCCCACTTTCAAAAAAGATTAAAACGTTCAGTGAAGAGATGAGCAGCTCCTCGATAAAAACAAACGACTCTGTATCAGAGCCAGCTCAGCAGGTTTTGAGTGAGCATGTTCAACCAGGGACTGAACAGGCAAGACAAGACCCTGCCCTGCAAAGTGATGAAGACCAAGCTTTTACTGGAGACTCGGATGATGAGAAACTGGTCATTGATGACTCGATGTCTCCAGTGAATACTGTCCCAAAACAAAGTAAACCTCAAACTGTAACGTGCTCTGCAGACCCTCCAGTTGTTCCTGCTTCCGAGTCCACTCCTGAAAGTTCAGAGATGTCTTCCCCTCAAAGAGTTACAAGGGTCAGACGGCAAATCAAAAGAGCAAAGGACTCTGGGGACCAGCTAGGTGAGATCCTGCGCATGCAGACAGCCATGTTCAAGTCTGCCAACGAAATGGCCAAATGCTCTGTCAAGTCGCCCACCCGATGTGCAGGGCCATCAGTTCACTCTCATCCAACATCGCTGGTTAAACCGTGTGTGTCTTCATTTTTGGAGAGAAACCAGAGCAAGGATGGTGAAACCTGTGTGGTTCCCCCCCAATCTTCATCCCTCAGTGCTGACACTAAAGAACATAAAA AGCTTCTTTCACAAGACCTGCAGGCTACAACAGAAGATGAGCAAGATTACGAGGCTCCTGTTGAGGGCAACCTGTTTTATAAACTCTACAGTCTGCAAGACTTGTTAGTCATGGTGcgcagctctgtctctctgacCCATACGAGAAAAGTGGGCTGCAGGAAAAACCAG CACACACCAGTGCATGTCTTGCCTAAGCTGGAGTACCAGTTGTGTTATGGTGTTGAGTGCCTAACCAGGAGCGAGGTATGCAACTTGTGGACAGAGACTTTGCTTCACTCCAGCACAGTATCTTACATAG CGCACATCAATGCACACACATCAAAAGTAGCTCTGCTGCGAAAGCTGCCTGATGACTGGAAGCAGAACATCTCCTGTGGGTTCAA GCTTTCCAAGTCATTGAATATACTCCACCACCTACTGAAAAAACTTACTGG GTTAGAGGAAGGACGATACCTGATTGCACATAAATCGGGGGAACCGTTTGTGACCATCCTCAAAGCAGCGCATGGAAAAGGGAATCGGGGGGGATACGACCTGCATCAGGTCCACAGCTCTGTTCCGCAACCCCCGGCCTTTGGCTTTGTGCCTTGGATACCTGTTGATCCAGCTGTAGTCTTGCCCTTCCACCAGCAACATGTCCGGGTCCCCTGCACCTTTCCACCAACACCCATTGTGAAG AAAACCAATGGAAGCAACAAGAAGACGTACAAGCAGAAGAAACGTAAAGCCAAGCGTAACGCGTATGTGAAAAAGCTAATTCAAAAGTCGTTTTAA